CACCTCTAATCTGGGATTAATAAAGGAATATATCATCAAGAATAGATATCTAAGATTATGAAAATTTTTCTCAATAAGATCTGCAAAGTGATTCGATAGCAGTTCTTACAGCCCTTTGGAATTTAGACAGAGAATCTCTGCAAAATGCATTTCATAAGAAAtctgtaatttataatttttccattttcattccCATCTTCTACATACCCATCCTAAGGAACGAATAAACTCATTAAACCACGGGCCTGatttatgctttttatttatcTGCTGTAAAGGAGCGACAATACCTAATGTATTAGAACAAATTAAGTAAAAACAGGTTCCTCCACACCAAGATGAGGTGAAAAAAGAGTCTAATTTTAAGCACTGCAGTGTTTTCAGGCAGAAGTCAGCTTGTGTGTTTGAATTAATTGGTCGCACCCAACGCTTTGCATGGCAGACTCTCTTTCGCTGATAAGGAAAGGAGACAGTAAAAAGAATGGGATGATGATCAGCTAATACAAAGTCCTCTATGGTAATGTCTCTGACTGGTAGACCAAGAGACAGAATCAGATCCTATGTGTGACCATTAGAGTGAGTAGAGCCATTAACCATTTGCTGAGAGCCTAGAGAGTCTATAaggtaataaaaatgttttgaaaaataactTAAAGGACAAGAGACATGAATACTAAAATCCCCTAGCACTGAATATTCTGTCATATTTCAATAACACGTACCCTAAAAAGGAAGACTATTCTGAAATAAAATCCTTAATTGGTCTAGTTGGCCAATAAATAAAAGCACAGAGCACAAGGCTCAGCATCTGTATTTCAAAGACTTGAAGttcaaagctcaaagttcaaaggggggggggggtcaagaTTCTCCTCGTTCTTCTTTAACATACTGTTTAAAAGTGTACGATGATCGTAGATCAGTGCAGATGTAAAGCTGTGTATTAACCAAGTCACAAATAAGACAAACAACCTGAAACTAAACAGACTTTGTAACAAAGGCAGACTGCAAGCCATCTTGAAAAATCCAGCTGCTTTTCAAATTTTCCAGTaattttgcattaatattttcttaaataaattacattaaaattctaaaacactttttggatGTAACTGTTATTTGATTACcacccctttaaaatgtaattataatgaaatacagttactcatattttgtattttaaataaaacggTACATGTATTTTGTTACTCCACAACCCTGATTATAAAGTATTAAAATCTAACTAAAAAGCatacatatgtacagtatatatttaaatataaatacaaaaattgcaGTAGTTTGAAAGTAACCTCCCCAGCActgaaaaatgcaaaataattattagTAGTTTAATCAGATGTTGAACTCACCTCCCATTACACAACTGTGATTTAATGAACAGTGATGTACACTATACTTTTACCTTCCACCAGCAAGTAGAACCCACGTTCATTTTTTTTGAGGATCTTAATGGCCACATCTACCATCTCAGTCAGGGAAGGGTCCGTTTCTTTGTTTCTCTCCAGCTCATAGGGCAGGTCTCCCGGCTCAAACAGACCTGCAGCACAAATAAAACCAGAAAACAACATAAACAGAACAAGCAGCAAAAACTACGTCATATACGAGGTCCCTTAACCAATGTTTATTCAACTCACCCAAAAGATAATCCACATTATTTGGATTCAGGGCAAGAAGATCCTTCCTGTTCCAAACATAGTAACCTTTCTGATTACACAAAGgttaagaaagaaacaaagaaacagtTTAGAGAAATGACTATACCCTCTTATCTAGATGCTTTATAGAAATGTACTACACTGCTATGATCCAATATCTGGCAACCAAATCTCTGTAATACGGTCTCACAACAAGTACAAATTGTCTTCATTTGTTATTAAGCTGTGCAGCTGTAAAGCCTGCTTTAGGGGCCTCAAGAGAATCAGATTAGATTCAGAGAAGTCAATAAACAGGGCATCATCAAAAGAGCACAATATACCACAAGAGTGCAaacagagagaaaatgaaaaaggGATTTGTCATCAGAAGCATAGCGTGGAAGCTTTTTTTCCATAAACTGAATTGAACATGACATTGTAAATGAAAAGATGAAATGAAGTTCCCTGTTTTCCCGTTGTTTCATGTTTTACCTTATCCTTCATGCTGTCAGTCCACACCCCCACAAGGTTCCTGCCATCTTTGCGTGTACCGTTGTGTTTCTTGTCTCCAGGGTATTCCACATCTGGTGTGTTTCTGGGGTACATACTTCTCCGCCCACCCCCCATAATCACCTGCCCATCCAAACCAAGAaaatagaacacacacacatttattgtaCATagtgcaataattttttttaaaccaaatccatttaagattttgaaaatgtaaaacaaataaacatgatgATATATAAAAAATCTGCACTATTTATAACTCTAACTTCTATGCTGATTAATAtcatttgtaattaatattttaaatacttgtaaatatttattacatttatacacactgtaatattaataatagtagttataattattactatttaatatttacacatttattatattatttatatattgttattatattataatattatattattctataacttatttaataatatttctgttttcaatattattaatactaataataataagaatacattcgtattatttgttgttgttgattaaaTCGTTTTTcatcaatattaaatatatattttttaatttgatcattattcaattatataaaactataataataataataataataacaatattaagttgtttttattattattaattcatatattcaattatgcatttttttcattaaataaatgtatatatgtaaaaagtgaatatacatattatatgtagctataataataataataataataataataataatattaatgtacagAAGCATTTTAACTAGTGATCTCAGAATTTTAGTCCACTGTATcctaatatattaacatataccTTGGTGGTGTAAAACTAGGTAAACGAACACAATATTAACAGAACCATATATCGAATGACCCAGCACAACAATATATAAAACCaattttaaaaatggaaaaataataagtaaaaaaactTGCATCAATGTTGGGGATATTTTCAAAGAGTTGTCTGGCAATGTCTTTGCATCCGCTCTGCAGTGCTTCAGTGGGCATGTCCCCGTCTGAATACCAGTCCCGGTCTACACAGTGGGCATATGCTGCACTCGGAGTGGCATGGTTCACTCGTGTTGTTGTGACGATCCCCACTGATTTGCCTGGGGAAAATACAGGTAGTTGCAACTGTTCATTGTTCCTGTAGGGGCATGTCCATGATTACCACTATATCTATATTCAACTggattacatatatatttttcctcaTCTATCTAGTAATTAAATGCGAAATATTTAATCAACAGACTGACTAAGCATAAACCGACTGAAATTTGCACTGCTTCAGCTTTGCAATGCTGTACTGGATAAGGAAACAGCTTTATTGTAAGTCTGGCTAAGGTCACACAGTTGTATGGTACACATTTTTAATGCTTTCTCTGGACACAAGCACCCAAGTGAGAGAACATTTTTCCCTTTACTCAGATCAGGTCAGGTTATCAGTCTGACACTGATTGGAGCATCCTCCTTTTAAACCTCTCtggattttaaatgtttattctggTCATGTCTTACAAATTCCACTCGGCTGCTTTCATTCACCTCTACATTCGGTGGAGGACTTCAGTCTTATAAAAtgcttcatttgtttttatttacaacatGAGAATAAAACATGAGCAAGCCATCTGCGTGTTGCGCTCATCAGTCAAACTGTCACTCTTCTCATTTATTCCTTTGCTTCAGATAAGGATGTGTTTTTTCCACTTTCTTCCATTCTTTATCTGCGCAATCTGCTTTATGTGCCAGTGTCACCTTTGTTTCTCTCATGCAAGAACAAGGTAATGGactgctataaaaaaaaataataagccgGTGAAGCCAATAGACATCGGGGGCAGAAAAGGCATTATAGCTGCTGTGTGGCATTCAACAGGGCATCTTACCTGCATCTTTGGCCCATTTTAGAATGGAGCTGACCTCGTTCCCCCGAGTGGTGTTGCACTGGGATCTTACAGCTGCTGCGCTCACTCCAACTGTGCCCTCGTTGGCTTTGACACCGCACAGATATGCTGTGGCAGTACCTGCACTGTCTGGTACCTGAGCATTGGTGTTATATGTCTGGGGGAGGGAAACGTGCACAATTTTAATAGCTGCAGGGATTGTTTAAAAGTGCAAAATtaaattgtggaaaaaaaaaaaaaattaaaagtgcacAGTGTAAATACATAATTGCACTCTGCAATTTTCATCATTTAGTATGACTATAAATAGTCTGAGGAGAccatacatatatgtgtatatactagtgctgtcaaaattagcgcgttaacgcattcgattaatttgaaatatttaacgcgttaaaaaaaaataatgcaattaacgcggttgcagtttttttatttccagttgtggcctatgtgtgttcaacgtgcaaagaaatatgaataagaccaaggaaggacttttagacggaaagtttcagtataaaactctgccggattactcttcagtctgccacaagaaacattaggctactcttcatttagtctgccacaagaaacagcaacattaaaatcatgaactcaaatgtcattgtttaaaaaaaaaaaacaatgacctttctgtaacgctaacgttaataagcttaaacaaaaataacgaaataattgtgtagcggagtattttttgtacacagtgccgcgaactgtcaatcactcctgtacgcgtgcatcactgtcctcctcgcagctgcagcaacttgcgctctctctcttcatcaagctttaaaacaaaaaggggacaaaaagatcatattgtctttgtgcataggttatagattaattagataaatgaatatctaaatttgtgccttgccttctacggtatttttttagaacttagaaaaaagatgctgcagccagcgggggctggctgcaggacgactcaacctccgcagacagtttttaatgtttatcagacaataaatactcaagattttgctttagtataactcacaacgagtttcacacaccttctccggccacgttgagttgttgacacttaacagtgggaaaagcgacacatgcgctattcacttgtataacttaagggtgaatgggtaatgtagtttctgctctgggtgggatgaattaggaagcttgcattgtgaagggcgctctgaaaatcggcagtgcaggtaaaagattaaaacctctattaaaacagatgtccaaatgagcgtaccggtacgctacaagcacgttctgggcgcacggagaggtggcggtacgctcaagagctatatttggaagtggctgtactgagtaccagtgcatactggcccacttaaagcactggcaatgactatactttggaatttttttgcagtccacttagaattcaacatggaaatcatttttgttttttattggcattgattgttttgaaattcaaatggtacttacatgcctgtgtttttatttctgtaataaatatggctttcaagccaacagttaatttggaggatattgatggtttattgcaggtatgttgtttacatgagaaaatctgtgttacaagttaaacaaaaattccaataaacaatcatattttgaatttaaatagtttctttgtcttgagttttacattaattatttacattttacatttacatatccaaaaagtttcagtcttttaattgcgattattcgcgattaattttaaaaaattgtgcgattaattagttaattttttttaatcgattgacagcactagtatatacatatatagtttttgttgttgataatAAAAATTGCCAAAACCCTATAAAActtgacatatgaaataatattctgaaaaaaatgcTGAAACTGAAAAGTTTAGACAAAACCTTTAGACAAAATATGTAAAAGTTTGTGGTTGAGAATCATATTCGATACATTTGGGGCTTTTATGGATCTCATAGTATGATATAGGAAAATATGGAGCTCATAtacaaggagaaaaaaaatctaaaatgtattcccaaactgagcaaaaatgtgAAATTTGGTGCAGTTGCTGACATGTACATGGCCACAACATAAGATTAACATCTTAGCTTGCAAGGTGCAATTTGTTACTCTTTATCCCGcaataatatgtcttagtaagatgaaagctctagtttttatatataatgcattgcaataaaatgatgattgagagatctCACAGCAAAGATTTCACAGCAACAAGACACTATGACTTCCAGGGGGACATTTTTTTGAATTatactaaaaggccttttacttgctGATAACACATAGAATATCAATCAGATGACAAAAGGCATGTAGTAGAGTGAACAGTTTTTTAGAACAGCTTTTTCAGCAATGTCAATCATGTTATTAAAATAGAGGCCTtagaaaattttatataaaatatgatagagtaggctttatagggttaagtgAAAAGTTTACATGAAGCCAAAAATTAAACAGCTGAATGAATCTAGAAGATAATAATTGATTATCTTCCAcagatgttattttaataataggtAACatctgtgaaatattttaatgagagAATCATCATCCCAGAACTGTGCCTGCAAGAGAAATTAAACTATGATTTGAATCTGTTCTCTGTGGTCCGGGTGAGCGACTGCATGGCTTATGAACACAAAGGAATGGTATGATGGGCTTACAGCAAGTGGGATGTACCTTAGAGAGGGCAACGAAGGGAAATTTGTCCATCTCTAGTTGTGTTTCCTCACCGCTGTGTCCACTCATTTGACCTTTTAAAATGCGTGCTGCTGTGACCGTGGGTACACCCATGCCTACACACAACAAAGGTTGGATCATTCACACAGTCTATTTTTAACAACATACATATCCTTCAAGCACCTTATATCACAAACAACAGTCTTCCTGTACCTCAGGACCTCAAAGGTGCTTGAGAAAGCCCTTATATTATTATGTTGATGAACAAGCCATTCTCAAATGAAATCCTGAATTTGGtccataattgtgagataaaagattCACTTGTCACTTAATGACCTGCTATACTTAAAAGCATCAGGCAAATTAGagtacatttaaagggatactccaccccaaaataaacattttgtcatgAATCACTTACCCCCAAGTCGTTCCCAACCCGTAAAAGTTtagtttgtcttcggaacacaatttaacgtattttggatgaaaaccgtgaGGCTCTTGATTGTCCCATAGattgccaagtaagttacactgtcaaagttctgactgttgacaaaggaattgttaaaaaaattcattatttttgttttctttgcttacaaacagtattctcttcgcttcataacattacggttgaaccactgatggcagatgcacTTTTCTGAACCTTGGCAGtgttggcagtctatgggacagtcacaagcctcacggttttcatccaaaatatggtaaattgtgttccgaagatgaacaaaccttttaaaaaaatacaaaattttatgctcagattttttttttttttttttaaaagcacaatCATATTGAAAAGAGTTCACAAAGTCGCTCTTTAAGCCTTAagcttaaaataaatcatgaaatattacacagtgtttcaaaatataattattgtaatGTCTTAATACTTGAAATGAGGGGTGTTTTAGCTGCAACTATGACTTGAAATTGTATCTACTTTCAAATATAAAAACGCGATCTTCATTTGAACAATATTGCCTTTCTT
The genomic region above belongs to Carassius gibelio isolate Cgi1373 ecotype wild population from Czech Republic chromosome A11, carGib1.2-hapl.c, whole genome shotgun sequence and contains:
- the LOC128022256 gene encoding alkaline phosphatase-like; its protein translation is MKVAALFILGCLVWGGMAKPEFPESEKDPDFWKEWAQRTLKNALTLQDLNKNIAKNIILFLGDGMGVPTVTAARILKGQMSGHSGEETQLEMDKFPFVALSKTYNTNAQVPDSAGTATAYLCGVKANEGTVGVSAAAVRSQCNTTRGNEVSSILKWAKDAGKSVGIVTTTRVNHATPSAAYAHCVDRDWYSDGDMPTEALQSGCKDIARQLFENIPNIDVIMGGGRRSMYPRNTPDVEYPGDKKHNGTRKDGRNLVGVWTDSMKDKKGYYVWNRKDLLALNPNNVDYLLGLFEPGDLPYELERNKETDPSLTEMVDVAIKILKKNERGFYLLVEGGRIDHGHHEGKAKQALHEAVEMDRAITRAGLLTSIYDTLTVVTADHSHVFSFGGYTQRGNSIFGLAPMVSDIDQKPFTSILYGNGPGFKLVNGTRENVSTVDYAQNNYLAQSAVPLSMETHGGEDVAIFSKGPMAHLLHGVQEQHYIPHVMAYAACIGQNKDHCRANSGSPSLSHISPTLAFLLSVKWLLC